GTCCGGTGCTATTCCGAAGACCCCGGGCCAAGGGTGAAGAAGGTCTGCAGCGTTGGGTGCACCGGTTGTGGAATCTGCGAGAAGGTATGTGCCGTGGAAGCCGTGCGCGTCGATATGAACCTTGCCTTCATATATCCGGGCACCTGCGTGGACTGCGGGATCTGTGCAGCCCGTTGTCCCACGGGAGCAATTACGGATGGCCTGCTGCCCCGCACGACCGTCGTGATCTCGGAGGGTTGTAACGGCTGCACCATATGCGCTAAAGTCTGCCCCTTCGATGCGATCAGCGGCCAGGCCAAACATCTGCATGTTGTGGATCCCGACCTTTGCACAGCCTGTGGCCTTTGCGTGCCGCGCTGTCCTGTTAATGTCATAAGCCATTCGGGGCCTGAAGCCACAGCCGGCGCCTAGGAGCGCCCGCCGCTGAAGGTATTTGTCCTTCCGAAGCGGATTGATCGCGGAAACCCCTTGAGGTTATCATGATGGACGCGGTTCTTTTCGGTGTAGCTCTATTTTTCCTGTTTATCGCATTTCTGCATTACCTCCTCTTCCTCGTTTATCAGAATCCGGTTGTTCCCAGAGTTGCGAGGTACTCCCTCTACCTGACGCTTGCCGCGCAGACAGGGATTTTTATTGACCGTTTCGCCAGGGGAGGAGTGCCCCTGGGAACCAACATGTACGAATCGCTCATGTTCTTTTCATGGTGCATAATCATAGTGTATCTGCTCATTACCACCCGATACAATGTTCCGGTAGCGGGGGCGTTTGTCATCCCCATCTCTTTCATGCTCATGGCCGCGGCCGCCTTTCTCCCCGACAAGGGTATTACCGAACTTTCTCCCGCCCTCAAGAGTTACTGGCTCCCCATCCATGTCAGCTTTTCTTTTATGGGAGATGCCCTCTTCGCAATGGCGTTTGGCTCGGGCATCATGTACCTTATCCAGGAGAGGCAGCTTAAAAGAAAACGACCCGGCGCTTTTTATTACCGCCTTCCCAGCCTGGAAGTACTGGATGCCATCAACTACAGGGCGTTGACCATCGGGTTTCCGCTCCTTACCATGGGAATAATAACCGGTTCCATCTGGGCTCAATACGCCTGGGGTGCCTATTGGAGCTGGGACCCGAAGGAGACGTGGTCCCTTGTTACATGGTTTATCTTCGCCGCCCTTCTTCACACCCGCCTGACCATAGGGTGGCGGGGGCGTAAGGCGGCAATACTCGTCATTATCGGGTTTCTGGCTGTGCTTTTCACCTTCCTTGGAGTCAACCTGCTCTTGAGCGGGCTTCACTCCTACAACTGATCTGCTGCCATGGACATCCTGATCGTAGGCCTGAGTCACAAGACGGCCCCAGTTGAAGTAAGGGAAAAAGTCTCCTTCTCGGGCGATAGCCTGACGGAGGGATTAAAGGCCCTTACCAACTGTCCCCATGTCTCAGAGGTGCTCATCGTCTCGACCTGCAACCGTGTTGAGATATACAGCTGTGTCATGAAAAGCTGCATTGACGGAGCCCGTGAAGAGATCGCCGATTTTCTCTCCAAATTTCATGACGTCCCACGGGACCAGCTCGATCCACACCTTTACATGAAGTCCGGGGAAGAGGCGGTAAAACACATTTTCAGGGTTTCTTCCAGCCTGGATTCCATGATGGTTGGCGAGCCGCAGATCCTTGGGCAGGTCAAGGATGCCTATAACTGTGCAACCCATGTACATGTGACAGGGAACATCCTCAATCGGCTTTTGCACAAGGCTTTCTCTGTGGCAAAGAGGGTCAGGACGGAAACGCGGATCGCCACGAGCGCTGTGTCCATTTCCTTCGCGGCGGTGGAGCTGGCCAGGAAAATATTCGGTGATCTTGCAGGGAAAACGATCATGCTCATAGGGGCGGGAGAGATGGCCGAGTTGGCGGCCAGGCACCTTATGGCCAACGGTGTAGAACACATCCTGGTTGTCAACAGGACACTTAAGAAAGCGGAGGCCCTTGCCGAGGAGTTCAGAGGATCTGCGGTTTCCCTGGAGGAGATGGAAAACCACCTTGACATGGCGGACATCGTCATCAGCTCCACCGGCGCTCCAACCACCCTTATCGACAAAAAAATGGTCCAGGGGGTTATCAGAAGAAGAAAACACCGCCCAATGTTTTTTATTGATATCGCGGTGCCGAGAGACATCGATCCAGCGGTAAACCAGGTTGAAAACGTGTATGCCTACGATATAGATGACCTGGAAGAGGTCGTTAAGGCGAATATTAAAACGAGGGGGAAGGAGGCGGCACGTGCGGAGGAGATTGTTATCCAGGAGGTGAAACAGTTCCATGACTGGATGCTGTCGCGTGATGTTTTCCCTACCATAGTCACCCTGAGAGCGTGGGCTGAGGATGTACGGAGGTCAGAGCTCGAAAAAACGATGAAAAAGATGGAGGATCTTTCCGCTGCGGACAGAAAAAGGATTGAGGCGATGACTGAGGCCATCCTCAACAAGATCCTGCACCGGCCCATCGTCAGTATCAAGCATGCATCCCATTCCCCCGACGGAGGAAAGTTTCTGGAAGCTGCCAGGGAGATGTTTGGCCTGAAGGAGTGATTGGGGAGTGTGGCAAATACAGTCCAGGGTCCAGAGTCCAGAGGAGGAAAGCAGACGCGGAGAGTCTATTCCTTTCATTGCGGACCGATGACTGGGTGACTGTCACGCCGAAGTCTGAAAGACATAGCGGAAGCAATCCCGCGTGCCGAGACTGTTTTGGCACAGACAGCGGCCTCGCAGTGACAAACGAGCCTCCCGGTGTCGGAGACAGGGGGTGGAATTTGAAGGAAATATCGAAGTATCGAAGTTCCAATTTTACACTGGACTCTGGACTCTGGACTCTGGACTTTTAATTACTGGGAATTTTTCGGAGGGAATTAGTGGATAATAAACTCAGGATCGGCACAAGAGGCAGCCAGTTGGCCCTGTGGCAGGCTAACTGGATCAAGGAAAACCTTGTCAGGACCCATCCGGACCTGGATGTGGAAATTGTCAGGATCAAGACCACGGGCGACAAAATTCTGGATGTGCCCCTGGCCCTGGTCGGCGGCAAGGGACTTTTCGTGAAAGAGATTGAAACTGCCCTTCTGGACGGTCTCATCGATCTGGCGGTTCACAGCATGAAGGACGTGCCTACCGAGTTTCCCGACGGCCTTGGGATCGTGGCAACCTCCAGGAGAGAGGACCCGCGGGACGCTCTCCTGTCCCGGAACAATGTCAGCCTTGAAGACCTTCCCCGTGGGGCGACGATCGGGACCTCCAGCCTGCGCAGGCAAGCCCAGTTTCTCCAATTGCGGAATGATCTCAAAATTGAACCCCTCAGAGGAAACATCAATACCCGGCTCAGGAAACTCAAGGAAGGGCAGTACGATGCCATCATACTGGCCTACGCCGGAGTCAAAAGGCTGGGTTGGGAGGATGAGGTTACACAGATACTTGAACCGGACATTATTCTTCCGGCCATCGGCCAGGGCGCCTTGGGGATCGAGGCCAGGCTGGACGATGCCGGGACTCTCGGTCGCATCATCTTCCTGAACGACCCCGAGACCTCCGCCCGCGTTTCTGCCGAGAGGGCTTTCCTCAAGCGTCTGGAGGGAGGATGCCAGGTACCCATCGCGGCCTACGCTACCCTTGACGACGACCGGATCACGCTGAAGGGCCTGGTCGCCCGGGTGGATGGGAAGAAGACCGTTGTCAGGGATGCGACGGGTCATTTGTCCGAGGCGCTCTCCCTGGGCACTCGACTTGCCGAGGAGATTCTCGACCATGGCGGCAGGGAGATCCTTGAGGAAGTTTACGCCAGAGAACTATCCTGAGGCCCCTGAAATGAGTGCTATTAGCAAGGGGATGCTGAAGGGGGTCGGCGTTCTGGTCACCAGGTCGAAAGATCAGGCAGAAGAGATGGTTGAAAAAATGGAGGACATGGGTGCGATAGTCTACCACATACCAGCCATCACCATTCTGCCCGTTCCCGTACCGACAGGGCTTCGTGAGGCCATAAGCCGCATCCTGACCTATGACGCCGTCATCTTTACCTCCACCAATGGGGTGGAGATTTTTTACGATCACCTCACGGACGCCGGAATCTCACCTTACGACATCCCCGGCGCCGTTTGCGTGGGTCCCAAAACTGCCGCAGCGTGGGAAGAAGTCGGTGGTCGAACGGAAAAAATTCCCGAACGCTTCTCTGGTTCGGAGATTGCCGACCTGTTGGGACCCGACCTGACGGGGAAGTCCTACCTGATCCTCAGACCGGAGGTAGTCAGATCAGAGCTGGGCGCCATGCTTGTCGAGGCGGGGGCCGTAATTGATGAGGTCGTCCTGTACCGTACAGTGAGTAACCGGGACGGTGGCCCGCGATTGCGTGCACTGGTTGATCGGCATGCCGTTGGAGTGATGACCTTCACCAGCCCATCGTCGGTCCATGGGATCGTGAGTCTCCTGCACGGGATAAAATCCATCCGGGCCATTTTGTGCCTCTGCATCGGTCCAACGACCGCCGCCGCGGCCAGGGCGGCCGGATTTGTGAATGTCCATTATCCGGACGATTACACGGTGGAAGGAATGCTTGAGATGCTCCCCTGTGTTTATAGCGAGGGGACGAAAGGGGGAAGTTGAGACATGCAGTATCCCATATACAGACCCCGAAGAATGAGGCGGACGGAGACCCTGCGGCGAATGATGAGGGAAACACGTCTCTCTGTCGACAACCTGATCAACCCGTTGTTTGTGGTGCGGGGCAAGGGTGTTCGCAAGGAGATCACCACAATGCCGGGCGTCTGCCAGTTTTCGGTGGACGAGGTTGTAAAGGAATGCCGTGAGATTTTCTCCCTGGGAATCCCATCGGTGATCCTTTTCGGAATCCCCGATACGAAGGATGATCAGGCGAGCGAGGCCTACGATTCCCACGGTGTGGTCCAGGAGGCGGTGACCGCAATCAAAAACGCGGTCCCGGATCTCGTCATCATTACCGATGTATGCCTTTGCGAATATACCAGCCACGGCCACTGTGGAATTGTCGAGAATGGTCAGATTCTCAACGACCCGACCCTGGAATTGCTGGCCATGACCGCTGTTTCCCATGCCAGGGCCGGCGCCGATGTTGTGGGGCCATCGGATATGATGGACGGGAGAGTCGCGGCCATCAGGGATGCCCTGGATGATGAGGGGTTTTCCGATACCATCATCATGTCCTACGCGGTAAAATACGCGTCCAGCTTCTACGGGCCCTTCAGGGAAGCAGCGGAATCAGCGCCGCAGTTCGGCGACAGAAGGGCCTACCAGATGGATCCTCCCAATGCCCAGGAGGCGCTGCGGGAGGCGGGGCTCGATATCGAGGAGGGCGCCGATATAATCATGGTTAAGCCGGCCCTGCCCTATCTTGACATAATTTCCAACGTCCGGGAGAGGTTCGACATGCCGCTGGCCGCCTACAACGTAAGCGGGGAATATTCCATGGTCAAGGCTGGAGCCAGGCTCGGATGGATCGACGGGGAGAAAGTAATGATGGAGTCTCTCATATCCATAAAGAGGGCAGGTGCAAGCATGATCCTGACCTATTTTGCCAAAGAGGCCGCCAGACTGCTGGTATAGAAACTGCTGGTATAGAACAGGGGTTTATACATGGTCAGGATTCTGGGAATTGACTGGGGTGAGAGGCGTGTCGGGGTTGCCCTGAGCGATGAGAGCCGTACTATTGCTTCGCCCCACTCCGTCATTGTCCGGTCCCCTTCCATAAATAAGGACCTGGGCAGGATACTCAAGCTGGTGGGTGAACATGATGTTGCATGCGTGGTCGTCGGGAATCCAATAACTATGGATGGAACTCAGGGCCCCGCCGCCGACAAGGTTGAGAAGATCGTCGGTAAACTCCGGAACCTGCTGGATGTTCCGGTAGTAACGTGGGACGAGAGGTTAAGTACCGCAGAGGCACAGAAGGTGCTTATAGACGGGGATGTGTCCAGGCGGAAGAGAAAAAAAATAGTGGACAGGGTTGCCGCGGCCCTGATCCTGCAGACTTATCTTGACAGTGGTTCGTGGAGAGAAAATTGAGGATTGGCCGAAGACGGCAAAAGAGGGTTTTTATCCCTGTTCTGTTGGTCATCGGGGTTCTGGTTGTGGTCCTGATGTCCGTTCGTCTGTTTCTGGCCTGGAATACCCCGGCTGAGGACCCGGGCAGGGATGTGTCAATCGAGATTCCGAGCGGAACGACCTTGATGCTGGCCGCTGAAAAACTGCATGATGAGGGGGTTATCCGTTCCATCAGGTCGTTTGTGCTGCTGGGAAAGATCAAGGGCCTAACCGGCAAGGTGCAGGCCGGCGAACTCAAGTTTCGGACGGACATGACCCCGGCAGAGGTGCTGAATGTCCTTTCCCAGGGAAAAGCTATCGCCTATTCTGTCACCATTCCCGAGGGATTCACGGTTCGGCAGATAGCCAGGCTGTTGGATTCAAAGGGCCTTGGGGATGAACAGCGTTTCCTCTCCCTCGCGGAAGATCCGGTATTTTCGAGATCGTTGGGCGTTCCTGCCGACAGGCTGGAAGGGTTCCTGTTCCCCGACACCTATTTCTGGCCGAAAGGGATGCCTGAGGAGGACCTTCTTGCCAGGATGGTATCACGATACCGGAAGGTGTTCGACGATGGGATGAAAAAACGGGCGGCCGAAATGGGTATGACAGAATTGGAGACCGTTACCCTGGCATCCATTGTGGAAAGGGAGACCGGTGTGGCTAGTGAAAGGCCCCTGGTCTCGGCTGTTTTTCATAACCGCCTTAAAAAAGGATATCGTCTCCAGACCGATCCTACGGTGATCTACGGGCTTGGCGCGAGATTTGATGGGAACCTGACAAGGAAAGAGTTGAGGAAGGATACTCCCTACAACACCTATACCCGAAAAGGGCTGCCTCCCGGGCCCATCGCCAATCCAGGCGAGGCGGCCCTGAAAGCTGCCCTCTATCCGGCGGATGTGCCATATCTGTATTTCGTCGCCAGGGGCGACGGGACCCACGTTTTCAGCAGAACCCTGGTGGAGCACAACAGGGCTGTCAGGAAGTATCAGATCAAGAACTGAAAAGTTTGGGAGTTTGATGGTTTGAGGTTCAAACTACAAACGTCAAACTACAAACGTCAAACTAGCGACGTCCCGGGTCCCCGGTGTCAGAAACAGGGGACGGGAGGGACGTAGAGGAAGGAACTGATGACTCCGGATCCGGCTCTGCTCGAGAAAATATTGAAGGTTCTCCTTTCATCGGGTGGGGAACTTGCGGATATCTTCTTTGAGGACACGGTCTCAAGGGTGTTGGAGGCAGAGGGCGAGGGGATGGAACGGGTTTCCTCGGGACGGGAGAGGGGAGCCGGGCTTCGGGTGGTTCGTAATGGAGTGACCAGATTTGCCGCTACCGTGGATCTATCGCCTGAAACTCTCCTGGAACTGGCCCGGTATCTGGCCGCCGGGCCTGATCCGGGGGATGCGGTTTCGGTCCCCGATCTGGTGAAGCAGCCCTCCGGCCGCCTTGCCATGCTGGAAGACCCCTCTCTCCTCCTCCTGAAAACGAAAGGGAGAATGGTTCTCACGGCCCTCCACACGGCCCGGAAGTTCGACAGGCGCATTGTTCAGGCCAGGTCGATCTATCGCGAGACCGTCAGCCGTATTGTTGTTGCCAACTCCCTTGGCATCCTCGCTGAGGATACCCGCGCCCATGGGATATTCATGGTTCAGGTTGTGGCTTCGGACGGTGAGCATCTCCAGGTGGGGTACGAGCCGCGGGGAGGAATTGGCGGGTTCGAGGTGTTCCGGGGACTGGATCCTGAGGAGATCTCGCTTGTGGCTGCCGGCAGGGCGATCTCCAGCCTCGATGCGCCCGAGGCCCCGTCGGGCAGAATGACGGTCGTCCTTTCCTCCGAGGCGGGCGGGACAATGGTTCACGAAGCTGTTGGGCACGGGCTGGAGGCGGATCTGAGCGACCAGGGGCTGTCCGTATATTCCGACATGCTCGGTGAGCAGGTTGCCGGCCCCCTCATCACGGTGGTGGACGATCCTACCATCCCGGGGCGGCGTGGTTCCTACAACATTGACGATGAGGGGTTGCCTGGGGAACGGAAAGTGCTGGTAGAGAACGGAGTACTGAAAACCTATATGAATGACCTGTCCACCGCCCGGCGCGCAGGGGTTCCTCCCACCGGCAATGGACGGCGTGAGTCCTACCGTCATTGGCCCATCCCGAGGATGTCAAATACGATTATCCTTCCGGGGAAGGACGAGCCCGATGCGATTGTCCGGTCGGTCGATAGAGGGCTGTTCGTAAAAAAAATGGGCGGGGGCCAGGTAAACACCGTGACGGGTGATTTTGTCTTCGAGGTGAGTGAGGGATATCTCATCGAGGGTGGCATGGTAGCTGAACCCGTGCGCGGCGCCACTCTTGCGGGAAACGGGCCTGAGGTGCTAAAGAGTGTGGACATGGTTGGGAGCGATCTGGGATTCGGGCTTGGGACCTGCGGAAAGGAAGGGCAGGGGGTGCCGGTGGGCGATGCGCAGCCCACCCTTAGAATTCCGGACATCGTTGTGGGTGGAAGAGATTCGGGAGGTACTTCCGGTTGAAGATCCCCAGATTCATTGCAAACCTGTTTGGCCGTCCCTCGGCCCAGGAAAAACCGGAAGGGGAAGCTCCGCCGAGACGCAGCCGAATCCTGTACCAGTTTCTTCTGGTGACGCTGGCCGTTTCGGTTATTCCCCTCCTGGCATCATCCTATAAACTGATGAAAATCAACAGGACGTTCCTTGAGGATGAGCTCCTGGCCCTTCACTCTCAGGTGGCCCACTCAACGGCGGGGGAGATCTCGACGGCCATGTCCACCATCCTGGGGGACATGGAACTGGTAGCCAAGGGCCAGGGTGGAGACAGCCCCCTCAACCGGAACGACAGGGAACGCGCCATGATCTTCTATCTCGATCAGTTCCCGGAGATCATCCGCCTTACCCAGTATTCGTCCGGCGGCAAGGAACTGGCCCGGGTTTTTCGGGTCGGGCGTTCCAAGGTGCCCCCCATTGACCAGAAGTTAATAAAGAAAGCGGTGGAGGAATCCACCGCCGGAAAGACCTTTATCAGTGATCCGGTGATGCTGCCTAAACAGCATGTCCCGATCATCGTCGTGGGGTACCCCATATACGGACGGGATGGCTCGATCCGATCCATGCTTCTCGGCGAGGTTACCCTGCAGAGGGTGCAGGAGATCGTTGAGAGGATCAATATCCGCCGTCAGGGCAACGCCTACGTGGTGGACCGGAGGGGCATCCTCATTGCCCATCGGTCCCTCGACAGGGTGGCCAAAGCTGAGGACATGAGTTCTGTTGAAATTGTGGGAAAATTCCTGCTTGCAGGTGTCAGTGCGGGAACTATCCCGTTCAGGAACAAAATGGGCGAAGACATGGTTGGGTCCTACGCCAACGTAAAGGGGCTGGGTTGGGGGGTGGTCGTCCAGGAACCTCGCCGGGATGCCTACATCACCCTGCGGCAAATGACAATTCAGACCCTGATCTGGGCAATCGTCGCCATCTTTGCAGCGATGATAGCCAGTACCCTGCTCGCTATCCGTCTGGCCAGGCCCATCGGAGTCCTCGCCGCGGGGGCCATGTCCCTGGCCAGGGGAAACTTTCATGAGCGTGTAAAGGTTTCGTCGAAGAACGAACTGGGTCAGTTGGCCCAGTCCTTTAACTACATGGCATCCCAGGTGGAGCTCCATGACAAGAATCTCAGAGAGCTTTTCATCAGCACCACCAAGGCGCTCGCGGCTGCCATCGACGCCAAGGATCCATACACAAGGGGACATTCCCAGCGGGTCGCTCAGATCAGCCTTGAACTCGCCAAGGAGATGGGGCTGTCCCCATCCGAGCAGCAGAAGGTCAACATCGCCGCACTGCTGCACGACGTCGGAAAGATCGGCATTGAGGATGTGATCCTGAAAAAACCCACCAAACTGACAGAGGAGGAGTACGGAATAATCCAGCAGCATCCCCGCTGGGGAGCCATGATCATGGGGCATATCCGACAGCTGAAGGATATTATACCCGGCATCAAGTATCATCACGAGCGCCTGGACGGCACCGGTTATCCGGAGAAGCTGAGCGGGACGCAGATACCTCTCCTCGCCAGGATTATCGCCGTGGCCGATACTTTCGATGCCATGACCAGCGATCGTCTGTATCAGAAGGCCATGGACACACAGTTTGTTGCCGACAAACTGGTTGAATGGCAAGGCACCCGCTATGACCCGGCGGTAGTAGCCGCGATGATCAGGGTCTATCCAAGGATTATCAACACCTGATGTCCGCAAGATCGGCCCGGAAAAAACAGGGGCGCCTGAAGTGGCGCACCATCATCATCCCTTTCAGCACTCTCCAGTTCTGGGTGAGTTTCCTGCTTGTCCTTCTGGCGGTAGGAGCCCTGGCGGCCTTCATCTACCTCCAGTTCCTGAGCCCCAGGGCACATGCCGGACAATTGATATCCAAAGCCGGCAAACAGTTCGATCAGGCCATCGTTCTGGGCATCAAGGATCTGGCCTTCGATGAATTCCAGACGGCGCAGGAGACCCTTTTCCAGGCGAGAAAGGCATACGACAAGGGTAAAAATACCGAGTCTCAGGTTTTCGCCGAGCAGACATTGGCCACCCTGGACAAAGCGATTCAGCGGCTTCGTTCCGATGATTTTTACAAGAGGGAGCGGTTTGCATCCATGAGCCACTTGCGGGGCACTGTGGAGGTGAACCTGGCAGGCTCTCTCCAATGGACCCCGGCCAAGCGAGGGATGAAGCTCAAGAGAGGGGACAAGGTCCGGACCCGCACAGGTTCAATGTGCGTTGTCCAGTTCGACGACGGCAGTCAACTCACCATTAAATCCAACTCCCTGGTCCATATCGACGAACTCAGCGAGGATATAAGAACCAGAACGAAGAGTTCCGCAATAAAATTGCTCGTAAGCGATGTGGAGGCGAGCATTCTCCGGCCAACCGCAAGGGGGTCCAGATTCACCATTGAAACCCCCGGGTCGGTCGCCCAGGTGCGGAAGGCCCGAATGAGCGTTCGGGTCAACGGGGACAACGAGACGGAATATAAGCTTATTTCGGGTGATGTCAGCGTCAGGGCGGGGAACCGGGATGTGCGCCTGGGCCGGAACGAGGTAATTCGCCTTGCAGAGGGAGGCAAGGTCATATCCAGGGGAAAACTCCTTGGTGTGCCGGTACCCCGGGCGCCGGGCAACCTCGACTGGAAGGTCTCAAAAGCCCCTTCCATCTCGGTGAGATTTTCCTGGAATGATATCCCGGGCGCCAGGTCCTATCGGCTGGTTGTCGGCACTGATCGATATTTTTCCAATATTGTCAGTGACAGGACCGGGGTAAAAGGAACAAGCGCCTTTGTAAAAAATCTGAAACCAGGCCTTTATTACTGGAGGGTGAGCAGTATCGACAGGAGAGGAAGAGAGAGCCTCTTTTCATCATTCCTTGTGTTCCGAATCGTTCAGGATCAAACCCCCCCCTACTTTTCCATGGGCGATCCCATAGTCTTCAGTGATCCATCGGAAGATAGAATTTACGTGTCGGGGGCGGTTGAGCCGGGAAGCAAACTGGTCCTTAACGGAAAAACCGTCACTTTGCCGCCCGACGGGGTTTTCAGATCTTTCCTCACCATGAGGAAGGGGCTTAAAGCCATCAGCATCAGGGCGACGGACCCTGCAGGGAATGTCCTGTCCCAGCAGAGAGTTGTCCGATGAAGCATCGGCAGGCGCTCTGTCTCCTTCTCGTTGTGCTGATACCGGTGGTTGTCTCCTGCTCCGGTTCGGGTTCAAAGTTCGCCCTCGCCCAGAAGATAAACGGGGTCGGGATAGCCCTGTATTCCCAGGGAAAGGTTGTTCAGGCACTCGAAAAGTTCCAGAAGGCGTCGGAATATGCGCCGAAATTTGCTTTTGTTAAAAACAATTCGGGGGTGTGTAACTATCATCTGGGGCAGATTGACCTGGCTGTCCTGGAGTTCAGAAGGGCCATCGAACTGGAGCCCGACATCCCGGAGATCCACGGTAATCTCGGCGTAGCCCTCATGCTTTTAGACAGGTATGAGGAGGCTGAAAAAGAGCTTACGAGGGCTATCGCCCTGGATAAGGAGTACGTCCTCGCCTATAGCAATCTCGGTGTCCTGGAGTACCGCACGGGCCGGGTCAATGAGGCCATAGACACCTATCGGAAAGGCCTGAGGATCAATCCATCCCTGGACCGGCTCCATCATAATCTGGGCGAAGCGCTGATGTCCCAGGGCCG
This genomic interval from bacterium BMS3Abin14 contains the following:
- the ccsA_2 gene encoding cytochrome c biogenesis protein CcsA, with product MMDAVLFGVALFFLFIAFLHYLLFLVYQNPVVPRVARYSLYLTLAAQTGIFIDRFARGGVPLGTNMYESLMFFSWCIIIVYLLITTRYNVPVAGAFVIPISFMLMAAAAFLPDKGITELSPALKSYWLPIHVSFSFMGDALFAMAFGSGIMYLIQERQLKRKRPGAFYYRLPSLEVLDAINYRALTIGFPLLTMGIITGSIWAQYAWGAYWSWDPKETWSLVTWFIFAALLHTRLTIGWRGRKAAILVIIGFLAVLFTFLGVNLLLSGLHSYN
- the hemA gene encoding glutamyl-tRNA reductase, with the translated sequence MDILIVGLSHKTAPVEVREKVSFSGDSLTEGLKALTNCPHVSEVLIVSTCNRVEIYSCVMKSCIDGAREEIADFLSKFHDVPRDQLDPHLYMKSGEEAVKHIFRVSSSLDSMMVGEPQILGQVKDAYNCATHVHVTGNILNRLLHKAFSVAKRVRTETRIATSAVSISFAAVELARKIFGDLAGKTIMLIGAGEMAELAARHLMANGVEHILVVNRTLKKAEALAEEFRGSAVSLEEMENHLDMADIVISSTGAPTTLIDKKMVQGVIRRRKHRPMFFIDIAVPRDIDPAVNQVENVYAYDIDDLEEVVKANIKTRGKEAARAEEIVIQEVKQFHDWMLSRDVFPTIVTLRAWAEDVRRSELEKTMKKMEDLSAADRKRIEAMTEAILNKILHRPIVSIKHASHSPDGGKFLEAAREMFGLKE
- the hemC gene encoding porphobilinogen deaminase, coding for MDNKLRIGTRGSQLALWQANWIKENLVRTHPDLDVEIVRIKTTGDKILDVPLALVGGKGLFVKEIETALLDGLIDLAVHSMKDVPTEFPDGLGIVATSRREDPRDALLSRNNVSLEDLPRGATIGTSSLRRQAQFLQLRNDLKIEPLRGNINTRLRKLKEGQYDAIILAYAGVKRLGWEDEVTQILEPDIILPAIGQGALGIEARLDDAGTLGRIIFLNDPETSARVSAERAFLKRLEGGCQVPIAAYATLDDDRITLKGLVARVDGKKTVVRDATGHLSEALSLGTRLAEEILDHGGREILEEVYARELS
- a CDS encoding uroporphyrinogen-III synthase, with translation MAAGRSLRKFTPENYPEAPEMSAISKGMLKGVGVLVTRSKDQAEEMVEKMEDMGAIVYHIPAITILPVPVPTGLREAISRILTYDAVIFTSTNGVEIFYDHLTDAGISPYDIPGAVCVGPKTAAAWEEVGGRTEKIPERFSGSEIADLLGPDLTGKSYLILRPEVVRSELGAMLVEAGAVIDEVVLYRTVSNRDGGPRLRALVDRHAVGVMTFTSPSSVHGIVSLLHGIKSIRAILCLCIGPTTAAAARAAGFVNVHYPDDYTVEGMLEMLPCVYSEGTKGGS
- the hemB gene encoding delta-aminolevulinic acid dehydratase, producing MQYPIYRPRRMRRTETLRRMMRETRLSVDNLINPLFVVRGKGVRKEITTMPGVCQFSVDEVVKECREIFSLGIPSVILFGIPDTKDDQASEAYDSHGVVQEAVTAIKNAVPDLVIITDVCLCEYTSHGHCGIVENGQILNDPTLELLAMTAVSHARAGADVVGPSDMMDGRVAAIRDALDDEGFSDTIIMSYAVKYASSFYGPFREAAESAPQFGDRRAYQMDPPNAQEALREAGLDIEEGADIIMVKPALPYLDIISNVRERFDMPLAAYNVSGEYSMVKAGARLGWIDGEKVMMESLISIKRAGASMILTYFAKEAARLLV
- the yrrK gene encoding putative Holliday junction resolvase, which gives rise to MVRILGIDWGERRVGVALSDESRTIASPHSVIVRSPSINKDLGRILKLVGEHDVACVVVGNPITMDGTQGPAADKVEKIVGKLRNLLDVPVVTWDERLSTAEAQKVLIDGDVSRRKRKKIVDRVAAALILQTYLDSGSWREN
- a CDS encoding putative aminodeoxychorismate lyase gives rise to the protein MRIGRRRQKRVFIPVLLVIGVLVVVLMSVRLFLAWNTPAEDPGRDVSIEIPSGTTLMLAAEKLHDEGVIRSIRSFVLLGKIKGLTGKVQAGELKFRTDMTPAEVLNVLSQGKAIAYSVTIPEGFTVRQIARLLDSKGLGDEQRFLSLAEDPVFSRSLGVPADRLEGFLFPDTYFWPKGMPEEDLLARMVSRYRKVFDDGMKKRAAEMGMTELETVTLASIVERETGVASERPLVSAVFHNRLKKGYRLQTDPTVIYGLGARFDGNLTRKELRKDTPYNTYTRKGLPPGPIANPGEAALKAALYPADVPYLYFVARGDGTHVFSRTLVEHNRAVRKYQIKN
- a CDS encoding protease TldD; protein product: MTPDPALLEKILKVLLSSGGELADIFFEDTVSRVLEAEGEGMERVSSGRERGAGLRVVRNGVTRFAATVDLSPETLLELARYLAAGPDPGDAVSVPDLVKQPSGRLAMLEDPSLLLLKTKGRMVLTALHTARKFDRRIVQARSIYRETVSRIVVANSLGILAEDTRAHGIFMVQVVASDGEHLQVGYEPRGGIGGFEVFRGLDPEEISLVAAGRAISSLDAPEAPSGRMTVVLSSEAGGTMVHEAVGHGLEADLSDQGLSVYSDMLGEQVAGPLITVVDDPTIPGRRGSYNIDDEGLPGERKVLVENGVLKTYMNDLSTARRAGVPPTGNGRRESYRHWPIPRMSNTIILPGKDEPDAIVRSVDRGLFVKKMGGGQVNTVTGDFVFEVSEGYLIEGGMVAEPVRGATLAGNGPEVLKSVDMVGSDLGFGLGTCGKEGQGVPVGDAQPTLRIPDIVVGGRDSGGTSG
- the rpfG_5 gene encoding cyclic di-GMP phosphodiesterase response regulator RpfG, producing MKIPRFIANLFGRPSAQEKPEGEAPPRRSRILYQFLLVTLAVSVIPLLASSYKLMKINRTFLEDELLALHSQVAHSTAGEISTAMSTILGDMELVAKGQGGDSPLNRNDRERAMIFYLDQFPEIIRLTQYSSGGKELARVFRVGRSKVPPIDQKLIKKAVEESTAGKTFISDPVMLPKQHVPIIVVGYPIYGRDGSIRSMLLGEVTLQRVQEIVERINIRRQGNAYVVDRRGILIAHRSLDRVAKAEDMSSVEIVGKFLLAGVSAGTIPFRNKMGEDMVGSYANVKGLGWGVVVQEPRRDAYITLRQMTIQTLIWAIVAIFAAMIASTLLAIRLARPIGVLAAGAMSLARGNFHERVKVSSKNELGQLAQSFNYMASQVELHDKNLRELFISTTKALAAAIDAKDPYTRGHSQRVAQISLELAKEMGLSPSEQQKVNIAALLHDVGKIGIEDVILKKPTKLTEEEYGIIQQHPRWGAMIMGHIRQLKDIIPGIKYHHERLDGTGYPEKLSGTQIPLLARIIAVADTFDAMTSDRLYQKAMDTQFVADKLVEWQGTRYDPAVVAAMIRVYPRIINT